From the Prunus dulcis chromosome 4, ALMONDv2, whole genome shotgun sequence genome, one window contains:
- the LOC117625650 gene encoding uncharacterized protein LOC117625650 has translation MERSLADILKEERQIGHKGDEGWKAVAYNTDAATLSAQFDIEVSVDNIRNHVKTWKRFYGIVSDILSHSGFNWDATKKMISVDENNVWDEYVKVIYNAIISCLDLCSKDRATGVGAETCAEAAEIMTPESDPNNIVDLESDTQGFESYQVDDVSPSSSCPKRRNQNPFDIPPPKKRGTTNILADSVAKMASSLEHFINSTTQKLDPTEVYNEVIAIPDLSPNDN, from the exons ATGGAGCGTTCATTAGCAGATATACTTAAAGAAGAACGTCAGATTGGTCACAAAGGAGATGAGGGTTGGAAAGCAGTTGCTTATAACACAGATGCGGCCACATTGTCTGCACAATTTGATATTGAAGTAAGTGTTGATAACATAAGAAATCATGTTAAAACCTGGAAAAGGTTTTATGGTATAGTCAGTGATATATTAAGTCATAGTGGATTCAATTGGGATGCAACAAAGAAGATGATCAGTGTAGATGAAAACAATGTTTGGGATGAGTACGTGAAGGTAATTTATAATGCAATTATATCTTGTT TGGATTTATGTAGCAAAGATAGAGCTACTGGAGTGGGTGCTGAAACATGTGCAGAAGCTGCTGAGATTATGACTCCTGAGAGTGATCCCAATAATATTGTTGATTTGGAAAGTGATACTCAAGGTTTTGAGAGTTATCAGGTTGATGATGTTTCACCCAGCTCTAGTTGTccaaagagaagaaatcaaaatcctTTTGATATTCCCCCACCAAAGAAAAGAGGTACAACTAATATTCTTGCTGATTCAGTGGCTAAGATGGCTTCATCTTTGGAACACTTTATCAATTCTACTACACAAAAGCTTGATCCAACAGAAGTATATAATGAAGTCATTGCAATTCCAGATCTTAGTCCAAATGACAACTGA